ATTGCCAAATGTATCGATCATCTGAAAGCTGAAAGGGAGTATGATGACATTATATTAATGACGCCCGATGGGGAATTGTTTAACCAATCCACCGCCAATACTTTTTCTCTTAAAAAAAATTTACTCATAATTTGCGGACATTATAAAGGTATTGATGAACGCATAAGACAAACATATATCACCAAAGAAATTTCTATTGGCGATTATGTAATTACAGGTGGCGAACTTGCTGCTGCAATTGTAACCGATGCAATCGTTCGATTAATACCAGGTGTAATAGGCGATGAGCAATCAGCATTGGAAGATAGTTTTCAGGATGGATTATTATCGCCTCCTGTATACACCCGCCCTGCTGTGTGGCGTGGCATTGGCGTGCCCGAAGTATTATTGAGCGGCCATACTGCCAACATCGAAAACTGGCGACACGAGCAAGCTATAGAGCGTACCAAACTTCGTCGACCTGAGATGATGAAAGATTAATAACAATAAAACTATATAATGAAAAAACTATTATATATATTTATTCTCACTTGTTTTTTAATCAATATCTGTGCGGGGCAAAAAACCAAAACCCTCAAAGTAAATTCTGTCAAGCCCAATAACCTTGCTGAAAAATTTGCTGTTTTTGAATTTAATTCTCATATAAAACATGGGAAGTACTCAAAAAAGAAAAATAATATATTAATTGAAAAAGGCTTTTATAAGTACAATCAAAAAGATAGTTTATGGGAATATTATTCTCTAAATAAAATACGCATCGCAAAAGGCTATTATGATAATGGAAGCAAAGTTGGAGTTTGGGAGTATTATAGTTTTAAGGGGAATTTGGTACAGAAGTACAATCACAGCAATGACTCCTTA
The genomic region above belongs to Bacteroidota bacterium and contains:
- a CDS encoding energy transducer TonB, with protein sequence MKKLLYIFILTCFLINICAGQKTKTLKVNSVKPNNLAEKFAVFEFNSHIKHGKYSKKKNNILIEKGFYKYNQKDSLWEYYSLNKIRIAKGYYDNGSKVGVWEYYSFKGNLVQKYNHSNDSLLYYDTLEEQKQFPYLKFKMNENTQVARAIGGISNLYNTIKNDVLYPKRMWDKKETAAIKVYFMIDTLGNTIDVRVMNVKNTEFETEGIRIIESLGKCWMPAVMDNKKVKMSYVLPVNFNIE
- the trmD gene encoding tRNA (guanosine(37)-N1)-methyltransferase TrmD, which codes for MHIDILSLVPDLLESPFNHSIIKRAKDKNLVSINICNIRDYAEGKHRQADDTQFGGGAGMVMMAEPIAKCIDHLKAEREYDDIILMTPDGELFNQSTANTFSLKKNLLIICGHYKGIDERIRQTYITKEISIGDYVITGGELAAAIVTDAIVRLIPGVIGDEQSALEDSFQDGLLSPPVYTRPAVWRGIGVPEVLLSGHTANIENWRHEQAIERTKLRRPEMMKD